The genomic segment tagctcgcccatctctctctctcttctctctatggTTGTGGATTCCAAATGAGCATAAAGCTTTGCTCttctttccttccctctttatcCTAACCTAGCCCATAATATCCTAGTGAAAGAAAAGGTAAGAttcctttttttttgttatttttcttttattttgatttgtttgattTTATCTTAATTGGTAGAAAAATAAAGATGATAGTATCTTTTCCTATTTTATCTAAAATCACCCAAATAAAAAAATGGTAAATAAATCTCTCATTTCCTACTATGCTACACGCCACTCTCCTTTCctcttcttatttttattttttttctaattaattcaataaataaatctaataaaaggcaACTACAAAGTgagtagaaaattctacacatgtgcaacatgcaaccatgcacatgcacacactcaataactagggtgcatcactacataccatgcaccttagtgtattcaaccaaaactcaattaatcacatttttaaaatcaataaataaataatatttaacaattaaattcacaaaactctaccaaaaaattctaacaattaatttaaacaaacaaataattaaataaaataattcacaacacttaacaattaaataaaataaaacacaaaaatttaatgacgaatttttttttttgctgcactacatcccttttcagggatatttcatttttcttttatttacttatttatctaaaatcaatcttccacaaaataaggtaaatatgacaaacatattttaaaatttaaattttaaattcaaaattcaaaattcaaattgatgatcatcattatcatcttcttttaaaattcaataaatcaaaaactatttttgacttaccaattttattttctcccactcaaataaaataattaataaacatattttcaaaaatttaataattaattccaaattaatcatttaatctcaattatcatatcaTTGTATACTtaacccgaagaataaaattcttctcaaatttccaaattataattttacccctgtatcaacttttaccttgatatggtgttgatagagccaccatcgggacctatggacctataatatcaagctgcaataaatattagattattaatcaaagatctttgattaaataatcatatttattaatctcatgattactccactataaatatgggattgaactcttgataattatagacaaatatttacagagtactttattaaagaataaagtgtccattggtATAATCATTACGTagaacgttaatcctctattaatggttcataattaaaagggaataagattaccattttacccttttagctatatcttgttcctagagtaccattgactttacttgtgatggttgtgtcacaacaagtttgcgacgtgagtgctcataaccttttcatttccaaaagtcaacccaatagggaaccattattaaatatataagaaggtatagattccatatctattaaactatgtccACAACCAtttatatcattgagtccccaaaataattgttcttaactTGGTCATTCTGACAAactttaacgcatgaatcaaaggattagatggcatatataggagttcatagcaaccttaggattaagatcatcatgtatatgatcaacttttgatgtgtttgattataccataaaacagtgtttaaaaaagtattaacaaatcacatctaatCCTATTCTAtgtatcactatatataaagtaccttcactaaagtgtcatactacactagtgacctggatctaggtcacttgtattcataatgctAGCaaactgtactagcagtaattaatctaaagattctataactttattttactgtgaactgtattaagtttattattataatctcgatcatctcataccaatatgagattaagacgacacagatcaattttggaagtttttgatatttacttaatattatcaacataatatcagacatagtatatacatataataattcaattcaattatttatttcatttaaaatatttataaactacaattgctttaagggcactattcccaacaatctctcactttcACTAAAGCAATATGAGGCATCTATTTTAATATGTCAATCACATTCTCCTAaccgaatttgtctaacaaagtctttgtaacagttttgtaagaaactattttgaagttatcttcaatatcattacatcaattatgtaaaattgtcttgaattaaatgatacttcatttcatgtgctttaccctctcgtGATTTCTAGTTCTTGTAGAATAGTTgcatctccattgctttcgcaatgagatactagttgtttattctagtctgaaaacCTTTCCAAAAAGACAAAGATCTTAACTAAATCAAATGGCCTATCTAATTGCTCGTAGCTGTTATATTTCgacttttgtggtgaaacatacaaatctgAAATGTCTAATACATTTCAAGATTAATGCGTCTCATCCATAGTTATGGAAGTTGAATCTGATATCAATCTTCGAAGATTTAAATCAGTTAATCCTTTGGGATTActtataatctctattatattcaagatactcaaaattaagtccttataattattcaataactcaatccatcattggattgacaactgctgactattcctatcatttaacaaatgtcaatttgaaaacataacatttgatacattaaatagtctatcactgagttgtaggaatactgtctcatgtcctccttttctagtaaaagaataaatggacataattatttagataatacatcctcctgatcGGGAAGGCAAAAAAaacctttcttggatttttgtaaactaagGAATTTAAGttttttatctatataaattgcttgagacagtgcctaagGATTATTCTTTCAATTTCTATAAGCTTcaatgtatagaacattcttggcttttcaaaatctaatatttagaaatgttcaggtaactattttttttctatcgacgatttctctacatcattcccaatgattggaatgttgtcaatattaagaataagaatcataaTAGAATCTTTCTAgttgagatcttcaaatgatttttttATGTCAGCtattcagtaaagactacttctacatccatttaaattaatctcgtaatccatgcataaagcagtggataagagtatgtaaacagatttaagtttggttacagtagaagataGTTATccgagtaataaattcttctttctgttcatagccttAAACTATTAACCTAACattgaaaagtctgtactttaCTCTATTCTCCTTTTCATATTGAATATCTTGTTTTAAATTgtagttcaatgaactttagttggatgttcaagaatctagttgtcatcgaattccaaattccatttctagattcatggtgtttcaaccattgttttccgttaattttttttcatttcatactagtatgtgaatgaagtatagttagattgtgttaccaCAATTTAACtgtctttacatttgtaatggagtagttactaaccaacgctcccactacaacaattCTTTACAGAATTTGCATCAGTCTTGTTCATGAAGTAAAAAAGAACAACTCCATgggaatgtgcatcgattattcGGAGCTAAATAAGGTGACAATCAAGAACTGTTACCCACTATTGAGAATTGATGAGCTATTTGATCAGTTATAAGGGACATCaatattttcaaagatagatTTGCGATCATGGTACCATCAACTCATGCTGAAAGAATCGGACATACCAAAAATAGCGTTTTGAACGTGTTATTGTCACCACGAGTTCgtagttgttatccccaaaaattagaaatcaatgacgtggcaataaaggtgacaagtggcagtgcatggtcagtaaaagacatattaatagtcaataaatacattgactcctcaaagttgtgataaagtgacccggtagactggtgaagagtttggactgcttgaaagatgtcatatccaagccaagtgcatcctaggagatcccaagggtgtggtccgaggagaccccaagggggtggtcctaggagagctaaggagagtgcatcctaggagaactaAGGAGAGTTCATCCTAGGAGATCCTAAGGATGTGGTCCAAGGAGAGCCCAaaggactttggtccgaggagaacccaagagagtggtcctaggagaccccaagagagtggtcctaggagaccccaaggatgtggtctgaggagagcccaagaatttggtctttatacatatgtccaacaagtgcatggttgcccaaataaaagagtgccatgttagaggagagatatggcatgctagaggagagtgccatatTAGAGGAGatgagtgcatgtcctaccaccatgcacttgtccgacccacaaaaacatgtcctaccaccatgcacatgtcccactagcacttgcatgggtggtcagtaggaggtggatcaactagctagaggaggactaagtcaagattcccataaacaacttcaacaagatatgcgggaatctctcattcttcccacaaatggggggtttgttacattttgaatgttttttaatttaaatgtaataagtataataaaatatcccggttctaggggataccatatgtatgaccctaagcctataaatagagggcttatgggattagagaggggcttctgcttcttctttctagacttttgggtctgagtattctagagagagaaaatttgggtctgagtattctagagagagaaagtgctggtatttgaaaggattcttgtatttttgcaatctgtactgaagaaactcagttggctcagtccatctgatcttgagtacagatctataatcacaactctaagtggattaagctattaccgactgatcggggctgaaccactataaaaatcttgtgtgttatttacttttcttgtttgaactgtctgtgttatttaaattctcttgaaggtttgtcgtatttgacgttctcatgttgttggctaaaaacacagtcaacagtaGTAGTGTCCTTTGGACTCACGGATGCGCCCACAACCTTTATGGACCTTATGAACCATGTGTCAGCGAGTTTATATATAAGTTTGTTAtcatttttgtagatgatatcCTAATATACTCAAGTAACCGGGAAGAGCCTGTTTCACATCTAGAGATGGTTCTTCAGCAGTTGAAAGAGCGACAACTCTATGCCAAAATTTTGAATTATGAATTTTTGCTAGAAGAGGTGGGTTTCATAGGCCACGTAGTGTTTGAAGAAAGAATTTCAGTGGATCTCGCAAAGATTAAGGAGATGAGTCAGTGGGAATCATCAAAGAATACtcaggaagtaagaagttttctcgGATTGGCAAGATATTATAggcggtttgttgagggtttTTCTAAAATAGCCATGCCTATGACTGCTCTTACACGTAAGAATGTTAAATTAGAATGGATCGAGAAATATGAGAAGAGCTTTTACAAGCTAAAAATGAGGTTAACCACCGCTTCAGTGTTGACTATCCCCAATGGAACAAAGGGATACACAATTTACAGTTACTTGTCAGGTCAAGGACTAGGTGAAGTGTTGATGAAGCACATgaaagtgattgcttatgcatcttAACAACTAAAGAATTATGCGACTCACAATTTCAAGCTGGCTGTGGTGGTGTACGGATTAAAGATCTGGAGACATTACCTATGTGGAGTTCATTGTGATatttacactgatcacaagagcctgaaatatttcttcactaaTAAGGAGTTAAACATGAGGCAACGACGGTGGCTAGAGTTGTTCaacgattatgattgtgatatcctatatcaTCAAGGTGAGCCCAATAAGGTGGTGGATGCCTTGAGCTGGCAATCGATGGCCTAAGTGATGACGATGTGAGAAACTCCACAAGAATTACAAACCAACATCTCTATATTGGATTTAGAGAAAGCAGTCAGTAAACTGATGAAGCTCTCGGTACAACCAACCATCATGGAGGTAATTCAAGGTGGGAAACTTGTTGATCCATGGATACAGAGACTGGTGTATGAGACATTGAACAAAGTGCGGCAAGATTCCATATCTTTGATGATGGGGTGTTAGGGTTTAAGGGCAATATTTGTGTTCCAGATGATAATGAGATTAAGAGTTAGATCTTTTACGAGGCACACAATGCCACTTATGCCATGCACCCGatcaccacaaagatgtaccaagataaGAAGTACTTCTAGTGGCTGGGATTGTAGAGGGAATTAGTTGAATATGTGGCGCACTGTTTGACCTGCAAACATACAAAAGTTGTACACCAATGACCATCTGTGATGTTGAAACCTTTTAGAAATTCCCGAGTTGAAATGGGAGATGGTGACAATGGATCCCGTCGTAGGTTTACCAGCCACTCCAAAGGGGCAAGATATAATATGGGTCATTTTCGACCAACTGACCAAGTCAACCCATTTCTTATCAGTCAAGAAAATGGATTCCACTGACAAGTTGACGCGATTATATATCTCGAAAATAGTAAGATTGCATGGAGTGCTAGTATCAATAGTGTCCGACCGTGACAGGCGTTTCACATTTGCATTATGGAAGGAAATGCGAAAGGGAGTGGGGACCCAACTAAAGATTAGCAATGCATTTAATGGACAAAGTGAGCAGACCATCCAAACCCTAGATGGTATGTTAAGAGCGTACATACTTGACTtccaagggtcatggaatgaaaAACTCCTGTTATTAGAATTTGCGTACAACAATAACTACCATGATTCGATCAATATGGCACCATGTGAGGCACTCTACGAGAAAAAATTTAGATCCCCAATCCATTGGCATGAAGCTCGAGAAAGAAAATTCTTTAGATTTAATGAGGTCGATCAAGCTACAAAGCAAGATACGGAAACAGTTGCAGACTTTGGTTGATCGACAAAGCAAGTACACAGACCGAAAGAGAAGGTCGTTGACTTTTAAAGTAAGAGATATGGTGTTTTTGTAAGTAGCACCGCTAAAATGGGCTATGAGTTTCGATAGAAAGGGAAAGCTCAGCCCGCGGCATATCGGACCTTTCGAATTCTACAAAGAATCAACGAAGTGGCATAGAATTCAGCACCGCCACATGCCTTATCTCTGGTACATGACGTGTGTCATGTAACCTTGCTGAGGAAATATATAGATGACCCCAATCATGTGCTCAACAATGAGGAATTAAGTGTGGATCCAAAGCTCTGCTATGAGGAGAAGCTAGTGGCGATCTAGGATCGATAGGACAAATTTTTGAGAAACAAGTCCATACCCTTCGTAAAAGTGCAATGGTGTAACCACAGGGTTGAAGAGGAAATTTGGGAACCCAAAGATAATAATAGAGAGTTGTATCCTCACCTACTTTGAGTTTCCGGGATGAaacttttataaattgtaggtatcgTAACGCCCCACTTTTTGGGCACGTGGTAATAGTAATTCGGATCAGGATTTTATTCCCATTATATATATGATACTGGGTTGTACTATGATTTAAAAATCAAAGTTCAACTTAAGATGTGGCATAATTCTGAATATAATTGACTTTTGGTCAAACTAAGAATTTCGGTCCCAGACCGAAACATAAACCTTACACGGGTAAAATATAAGATAATAAATATTggataataaataattatggcAAAAACATTTAATGTGGGTATAGGAATATTAAGAATTCTATGagagaattttaaataaaaattcttAGGAAAGAATCCTAATATGTATTTTGAGAGAAAATGCTTATTTGGCCTTATtcaagtaaaaaaattaaaatgatttcCACAAATGCTATAAGAGAACTTTGATGACATTTTGGGTGGCtatatttacattttttttaatgtattaatGGGATTTAGGTGTATACAACCACTGGGCCTTATTTTTGGGTTCAACTACCCTCTTAAGTGGATTTTTAGGCATATTTCAAAAGGCACTTATGCCAAAATCCAAGAATTCACTATAGTTTTAAGTTCTTAAGGTAATCATTGAAATCAAAATGAGAAATTAAGGGATCATTAGGAAGTGGCTGAGCGTATTAGGCTAATCACATGTTGTGGTCAACTCTAAATAGTGTATTGTGATACTTATTGAGTCTTGGAAGCTACTCCACCCAAACCCACATCAATTCACCATCATCACACCAACTTCCTCTTATTTCACTCAATAAAACAAGCTCTGAAAAATTCAGAGCACTCTtagctctctctccctctcaattTTTGTTGCTCTCTCTCCCCCTTGTATCCTCAAGGAAACCTCCATGGAAGCATGAGAACAAGCTTGAGAAACCGAGTTTCAAGGagatttgtaacgacccaaaaatgctaatagggtttggTACCTTGATTAGCATACCGGGAGGGCATACTTGGATATGTGTAAGTGATTacgtgattatgtggcatgcatgatataatgatgatgtgaatatagtatatgcatgtttatgagtattagatatgcatgtgggccctttattgattataagggcatatctataattttagcccgttaagggcataaacgtgattatatgtgttaaatggatgagaccacattattatgtatatttatttgcAGTAAAcggctcgagatgatcctagtgagcagattagcaaaaTAGTTGCTGCAGGgaataatacccggctcggggtgaacttaggggtatttttggaagttcagtctatatttgggatttattgagtaacgagtaagtatttaGTGATTAAAAGGGCATGTCGAGATTAATTGGAAATTCGTAGGATGACTTGAGtaatgagtaagtatttggtgattaaaggggcatgtcgagattaattggaaatttgtaggatgacttgaggaattagcgggaatcgggaaaaTGACCATGTTAATTCTTAGAAGTAATTAGAGGGTTGGGTTAGAATCAAGGGCAGATTGGTCTTTTGGTTAGGGAATAAGGCTGATTAACTCAGTGGAAAACTTAGGAAGAGACCAGAATTACCACAGGAAggctctcagctctctctctccctctccctctcactcaagatttctctctctatctctctccctTTTCTTGTGCCTTGAAGCTAAGGGAAGTTTGAAGGAAAAGTCAGGGAAACTAAGCTTGGATTTGAGCTGGTAACTAGGGGAAATTAAGCTAGGAATAACTAAGTGATTGTTGAGGATCTAAGCTGGAagctgaggtaagattctaaGTTTTAATTCCTGAATTATGGTTAGGTTTAGATAGGTTCAAAAATGCTTGGATTAGCTTAAGGTTTTGGGGATTTTAGGTAGTTTAAGCTGGTATGATAATTTACATATGTTCTTTGTGATGAGTTACCAAGAGTTTTGGGTTCAATTCTAGTGTTAGTACAAATTTGAGGGGAAATTTGCTAAATTGGTTAAGAGGAATCGTTGGAAAACCCAGGGAATTCTAGGTTCAagggggcgcgccgtgacccagTTCATGTGCGTTGCGACCCACGTGCCCTAGATGGCCCTGGGAGGGCTGCTGACTgtagggcgcgccgcgaccctaagGGGCAATTTGCGGCCCACCTGCCCCAGAATAAAGAGGCcatgcctctgacttgaggcgtgcCGTGACCGTTAGGGCCAGGTCACGACCCGCCTAGGCAGTTTTGGCCTAGGTTagttttttggctcggggatttaagcctaagcgctcgggacaaatTCTATTACCagatttagtagaattcatggtccaagaggctagtatttgtttccaaaacatttaattggattagagtTTGATCGTTATCCATTATTTATTGTGAATAAGATTACCGTTaaggcttaggactgaggatcgtactcgggaccgctctttatctatcgctcgggattcgaggtaagaaaactgcacccgtatGGTTGTatttgggactgagattccctgtaattgaacttATGTATTATGTAATTGTATGTCTGTTGTGTGCAAGATGAAattgcgacctaagggtgtcggggcagATGATGAGCGTACTAAAtgcaactcggcctaagcgagctgggcctaactagagggctcggcctaagggtgctgacaTGTGATTGCTTGTAATACTAATTGAGATATATGTTTATTGTTTTCTAGCTTTATATCTGTATTTTATTGATTAATTGAACTGAATTGATTGAAGTTGATTATAAGCTcttgttgttatctatgcttgttgattatggttttcttgctaggccttcgctcatgggttctatgtggtgcaggtaaaggcaaaggaaagatggaccaaccatgagctagagagctctgggggaaaagtgtacattgtcagctgctcaactgccacgaccgagggaattTTACAGGAATTAGAGCTCTAAACTGTACTTTGCCGTTAGACTAGCTTTTGTTGTATCAGTCTTTGAGAGTTGTATTTTCCATCCCATttatcaaacatttgttttaatgaaaattaaccatttatgatcaaaatattttaaccctaacctgtcagttgtcttcagaatcacatttatgttcaaacgacttgattagcaagtcctccacaattttaaacacacagtgtaaccgtcttggttatccagggcgttacatgagtTCTTGCACCCTTTGTTCTTATTATTCTCTATGTTGAGCCTAGAACTCCATTTGTGCACCATGATCTTTGAGTTTTAACCACTTTCAACCATGGTTTTAAGTTCTAGAAGCCCAAGGCTCCCAAAAGTCTCTCAAGCTCACCTAGAAGCTTGCATGCAACTTTGATCATTAAGGAGGTAACCCTCTAGTTTCAAAATGTCCATTTCTTcccttgttttcttcttttcattgGGTAGAGATCTGACTTGGAGAAGTTTTGGGAGAGGTTTTAAGATATTGGAAAATAGTGGAGAGGCTCGAAACCTAAGAGGGATACACACTACCAAAACCTAGAGCAACTATGGTAAAACTCTAGTGAACTTTGGTTTATATTTTGTACAAGTTTAGGAAATCTATTTTGTATGTGTGAGTTAAGTGTTATATTCTTCTTTTGGCCTTTAATATTgtgtttatgatatatgatttATGCATGCATGGTTGTAGGATTTGTTGTTAGCTTGGAATCCAAAGTTCAACTAAGTTCTATGATCTTATGCTTGTTGCCAAAGTTGTTCACTTGAATTCCAAAGGGTCAACCACTGCCATAATGacttatttcataaaaataaactcCATAAATCAATTTATAGGAAGATTacatgattttatgatttttaaaagctcaaaaatattttgtatgctaggagtTATGCATGTTTTGTGAAACTTGTACAATTCAGGAAAAATGTTGGTAGACGGGATTCATGAATTTTGGGCAGTGTATTGAGTGggtaaatcaaattattttccaatgaaattttgtaaattttttttatggtATATCAAAGTTTATATCTACAAAGTTTCATGGAAATATGATTAATATATTGGGAGTTGTAAAATGTTAAATTTTACAATAAATCTAGAAAAATGTTTTTGGTGAATTTTGCCCTTGCACTTTGAAAAAATGGTTGAGCaggaaaaattaaatatttttggcTGGTTTTCAAATTAAACACTATATATTTGTAATCAAACTTGAAAAGTTTCatcaaaagataataaaaagGCTAGGAATTATATCCTTCTAAAGTTACAAGAAAATataagattttgaaataaaaccttCTAGGTAGCTACCTTGGTGAACATTTTTTTACCcagaaaaaaattacatttttgtcCTAATTTTTCCCAAGGATGTTTCTAGTATAACATAATTTGTACCTAAGAAAAATCAGAGAAAAATACCAAGCCGATTAGAATTTGTATGTCTCCAATGTTTAGGAAAAATATggatttaaaagaaaaatagtttcaaaccatACTTTTTAGTGAAAACTTTCACCtagttaaaatgtgtatttttgtcTACAAATTGGAACAGAACTTCTTGGAATATCCAATAATGGCTCTGTAGAAATTGGGAACTTTTGGATCTAAGAATTTAAAATTGCATccttcaaatttttttgaaattttcacAAATGGAACAAATTTTCAACACTTAGAAATATTTGGGACTTTTTACCAAAAAGTAGGTTTGAAAGGATATTCAAAAGTAAGCTTAGATTTTCACCTTaactaattaatattattattttaaacacCGATAAATGGCTTAAACTCATAATGTTAagatttctcattaaaataattaaataattaataataaataaaaaatggtcCAAAGCTTATTTTTCCAAAATAATTAAGGGAAAAACATTTCTTTTCTAAATAAATTTTACgggattttgaaaaataaattatttcttCTATGACCTAATTAAGGTCAAAAgttaaacttattttccttattATCGAGTATTAATTGAACAATATTCTTCGCTACTAGTTGTTGAGTTTAAGCTTGGTACATCATTAGTACTCTACATATCGATAATCCGGCTAGGGTCGAGAATAGAATAAATCTTGGAAAGCAATTAGGATCGAACCTTTCTAAAAGATTCT from the Humulus lupulus chromosome X, drHumLupu1.1, whole genome shotgun sequence genome contains:
- the LOC133806313 gene encoding uncharacterized mitochondrial protein AtMg00860-like produces the protein MVLQQLKERQLYAKILNYEFLLEEVGFIGHVVFEERISVDLAKIKEMSQWESSKNTQEVRSFLGLARYYRRFVEGFSKIAMPMTALTRKNVKLEWIEKYEKSFYKLKMRLTTASVLTIPNGTKGYTIYSYLSGQGLGEVLMKHMKVIAYAS